Below is a window of Saccharomonospora viridis DSM 43017 DNA.
CGCCCACGGGGGCACCATCCTGTTCGTCGGCACGAAGAAGCAGGCGCAGGAAGCCATCGCCACCGAGGCGGGGCGGGTCGGCATGCCCTACGTCAACCAGCGTTGGCTGGGTGGGATGCTGACCAACTTCCAGACCGTGCACAAGCGTCTGCAGCGGCTCAAGGAGCTGGAGGCGCAGGAGCAGACCGGCGGCTTCCAGGGCCTGACCAAGCGCGAGATCCTCACGCTCACGCGGGAGAAGGACAAGCTGGAGCGGACCCTCGGCGGTATCCGCGACATGTCGAAGGTGCCCAGCGCCGTGTGGATCGTGGACACCAAGAAGGAGCACATCGCCGTCAACGAGGCGCGTAAGCTCAACATCCCGATCGTCGCGATCCTCGACACCAACTGCGATCCCGACGAGGTGGACTACCCGATCCCCGGTAACGACGATGCCATTCGTTCGGCCGCTCTGCTGACCAAGGTCGTCGCCGAGGCCGCGGCCGCGGGTCTGATGGCACGTGCCGGCCGTAACCGTGCGGCTGCCGAGGGCGAGGACAAGCCCGAGGCCGGTGCAGCGTCCGACCAGCCGCTTCCCGAGTGGGAGCAGGAGCTGCTCGCCGGCTCCGACGCCACCGCTTCCGGGCAGTCGAGCGAACAGACATCTGCTTCCTGACCATTTTCCCGCGCACCGCACATAAGGAACGGACAACGCACGATGGCGAATTACACCGCGGCAGACGTCAAGCGCCTCCGCGAGCTCACCGGCTCGGGCATGATGGACTGCAAGAAGGCCTTGGAGGAGAACGGCG
It encodes the following:
- the rpsB gene encoding 30S ribosomal protein S2 codes for the protein MAVVTMKQLLDSGVHFGHQTRRWNPKMKRYILTERNGIYIIDLQQTLSYIDRAFEFVKETVAHGGTILFVGTKKQAQEAIATEAGRVGMPYVNQRWLGGMLTNFQTVHKRLQRLKELEAQEQTGGFQGLTKREILTLTREKDKLERTLGGIRDMSKVPSAVWIVDTKKEHIAVNEARKLNIPIVAILDTNCDPDEVDYPIPGNDDAIRSAALLTKVVAEAAAAGLMARAGRNRAAAEGEDKPEAGAASDQPLPEWEQELLAGSDATASGQSSEQTSAS